In Plasmodium coatneyi strain Hackeri chromosome 3, complete sequence, a genomic segment contains:
- a CDS encoding Serine/threonine-protein kinase NEK4 codes for MNKYEKIRDIGKGNYGNTILVRDKKNDHYVMKIINISQMTPKEKRQCLKEVELLSKLNHPFIVKYIESYIEGDTLRIVMKHCKGGDLYHYIQNKKKQNTPIKETRILIWLTQILTALKFLHSNHILHRDMKSLNILIDNDKRVRLCDFGISKVLENTLDYANTLIGTPYYLSPELCKDKKYSWPSDVWATGCLIYELATFRTPFHSTKGIQQLCYNIRYAPIPDLPNIYSKELNNIYKSMLIREPSYRATVQQLLVSDIVQRQLKLLIEEKIREKQNMKRPLKEKPATENEGSGANEQEVKTLLLDVVDA; via the exons atgaacaagtaTGAGAAGATCAGGGACATAGGGAAAGGGAACTACGGGAATACGATTCTTGTGCGCGACAAGAAGAATGACCA CTACGTGATGAAAATAATTAACATATCTCAGATGAccccaaaggaaaaaaggcagTGCTTGAAGGAGGTGGAG TTGCTGTCCAAGCTGAACCACCCCTTCATCGTAAAGTATATCGAAAGCTACATAGAGGGGGACACACTAAGAATTGTCATGAAGCACTGCAAAG GCGGAGACCTCTACCATTACATACAGAacaagaagaagcagaacaCACCCATAAAGGAAACGCGCATCCTGATATGGCTGACTCAAATTTTGACGGCGCTCAAGTTCCTGCACTCGAACCATATACTGCACAGGG ACATGAAGTCACTGAACATCCTAATCGACAACGACAAGCGAGTGCGGCTTTGCGACTTTGGCATTTCGAAGGTCCTGGAAAACACCCTGGACTACGCCAACACCCTGATAGGGACGCCCTACTACTTAAGCCCAGAGTTGTGTAAAGACAAAAAGTACAGCTGGCCCTCTGATGTTTGGGCAACAGGTTGCCTCATTTATGAGTTGGCCACGTTCCGCACTCCTTTCCACTCCACCAAGGGGATTCAGCAGCTCTGCTACAACATCAGATATGCCCCT ATCCCAGACCTGCCGAATATATACTCGAAGGAGCTTAACAACATTTACAAGAGCATGTTGATCCGGGAGCCCAGCTACCGAGCCACAGTGCAGCAGTTGTTGGTGTCCGACATTGTTCAG AGACAACTAAAATTGCTGATTGAGGAGAAAATTCGGGAGAAGCAAAACATGAAAAGGCctttaaaggaaaaacccGCGACTGAAAATGAAGGGTCGGGTGCAAATGAGCAGGAGGTTAAGACGTTGCTCCTGGATGTCGTCGACGCGTAA